A DNA window from Delphinus delphis chromosome 6, mDelDel1.2, whole genome shotgun sequence contains the following coding sequences:
- the ODF2 gene encoding outer dense fiber protein 2 isoform X4: MSASSSGGSPRFPSCEKNRVTSLKQKKVLRTPCGSPSVTVTKRTMKDRSSTPPLHVHVDENTPVHVHIKKLPKASATNSQKSHKRGMKGDTVNVRRSVRVKTKVPWMPPGKSSTRHVGCKWENPPHCLEITPPSSEKLVSVMRLSDLSTEDDDSGHCKMNRYDKKIDSLMNAVGCLKSEVKTQKGERQMAKRFLEERKEELEEVAQELAETEHENTVLRHSIERIKEEKDFTMLQKKHLQQEKECLMSKLMEAEMDGAAAAKQVMALKDTIGKLKTEKQMTCTDINTLTRQKELLLQKLSTFEETNRTLRELLREQHCKEDSEKLMEQQGTLLKRLAEADSEKARLLLLLQDKDKEVEELLQEIQCEKAQAKTASELSKSMETMRGHLQAQLRCKEAENSRLCMQIKNLERSGNQHKVEVEAIMEQLKELKQKGERDKESLKRAIRAQKERAEKSEEYAEQLHVQLADKDLYVAEALSTLESWRSRYNQVVKDKGDLELEIIVLNDRVTDLVNQQQTLEEKMREDRDSLVERLHRQTAEYSAFKLENERLKASFTPMEEKLSQAHVEVQQLKASVKNYEGMIDNYKSQVMKTRLEADEVAAQLERCDKENKILKDEMNKEIETARRQFQSQLADLQQLPDILKITEAKLAECQDQLQGYERKNIDLTAIISDLRSRIEHQGDKLEMAREKHQASQKENKQLSLKVDELERKLEATSAQNIEFLQVIAKREEAIHQSQLRLEEKTRECGTLARQLESAIEDARRQVEQTKEHAASKERAAQNKILDLEAQLSRTKTELSQLRRSRDDADRRYQSRLQDLKDRLEQSESTNRSMQNYVQFLKSSYANVFGDGPYTSYLTSSPIRSRSPPA, translated from the exons GTTTCCATCGTGTGAGAAGAACAGAGTAACAAGTCTCAAGCAGAAAAAGGTCTTGAGGACACCTTGTGGCTCACCCAGTGTGACTGTGACG AAGCGAACCATGAAGGACCGCTCTTCAACTCCCCCCTTACATGTTCACGTGGATGAGAACACCCCTGTccatgtccacataaaaaaacTCCCGAAAGCATCAGCGACCAACAGCCAG AAATCACATAAGCGCGGAATGAAAGGGGACACCGTGAATGTGCGGCGGAGTGTCCGGGTGAAAACCAAGGTACCTTGGATGCCCCCTGGAAAATCATCCACCCGGCATGTGGGATGCAAGTGGGAG AATCCACCTCACTGCCTGGAGATCACACCACCATCTTCAGAAAAGCTGGTCTCAGTGATGCGGTTAAGTGACCTCTCTACCGAAGATGACGACTCGGGTCACTGTAAAATGAACCGTTATGATAAGAAGATTGACAGTCTAATGAACGCGGTTGGTTGTCTCAAGTCTGAG GTCAAGACGCAGAAGGGAGAGCGCCAGATGGCCAAAAGATTCCTGGAGGAACGCaaggaggagctggaggaggtgGCCCAAGAGCTGGCCGAGACCGAGCACGAGAACACGGTACTGCGGCACAGCATCGAGCGCATCAAGGAGGAGAAGGACTTCACCAT GCTTCAGAAGAAACACCTCCAGCAGGAGAAGGAGTGCCTCATGTCCAAGCTGATGGAGGCTGAAATGGATGGGGCTGCTGCGGCCAAACAAGTCATGGCCCTGAAGGATACCATCGGGAAACTGAAGACG GAGAAACAAATGACCTGCACGGACATCAACACCCTAACGAGGCAGAAGGAACTTCTCCTGCAGAAGCTGAGCACATTTGAGGAGACCAACCGCACCCTCCGAGAACTGCTAAGGGAACAGCACTGCAAAGAG GATTCCGAAAAGTTGATGGAGCAACAAGGAACATTATTGAAACGGCTGGCAGAGGCGGACTCCGAGAAAGCG CGCCTGCTATTACTGCTGCAAGACAAAGACAAGGAGGTGGAAGAGCTCCTCCAGGAAATACAATGTGAGAAG GCTCAAGCGAAGACAGCATCTGAGCTTTCGAAGTCCATGGAGACCATGCGTGGGCATTTGCAGGCACAGCTTCGGTGCAAAGAGGCAGAGAACAGTCGCCTCTGCATGCAGATCAAG AACCTGGAGCGCAGCGGAAACCAGCATAAGGTGGAAGTGGAGGCCATCATGGAGCAGCTGAAGGAACTGAAGCAGAAGGGAGAACGAGACAAAGAGTCCTTGAAGAGGGCCATCCGAGCCCAGAAAGAACGAGCTGAGAAGAGTGAGGAGTACGCTGAGCAGCTGCACGTGCAGCTTGCTGACAAG GATCTTTATGTTGCTGAAGCTTTATCCACTCTGGAATCATGGAGGAGCCGCTACAACCAAGTTGTGAAAGACAAGGGGGACCTCGAGCTGGAAATTATTGTCCTGAACGA CCGGGTGACAGATCTTGTAAACCAACAACAAACCTTGGAGGAGAAGATGCGGGAAGACCGGGACAGCCTGGTGGAGAGACTACACCGGCAGACTGCCGAGTACTCCGCATTCAAGCTAGAGAATGAGAGGCTGAAG GCTAGCTTCACCCCTATGGAGGAGAAACTCAGCCAGGCGCATGTCGAGGTTCAGCAACTGAAGGCATCGGTTAAGAACTACGAGGGAATGATTGACAACTATAAGAGTCAG GTGATGAAGACCAGGCTGGAGGCTGATGAAGTGGCTGCCCAGCTGGAACGCTGTGACAAAGAGAACAAGATCCTTAAAGATGAGATGAACAAAGAGATTGAAACG GCGCGGAGGCAGTTCCAGTCCCAGCTGGCTGACCTGCAGCAGCTGCCTGATATTCTCAAGATCACGGAGGCTAAGCTGGCAGAGTGCCAAGACCAGCTGCAGGGCTATGAGAGGAAGAATATCGACCTCACAGCCATCATATCAGACCTGCGCAGCCGG ATCGAACATCAGGGGGACAAGCTGGAGATGGCAAGAGAGAAACATCAGGCTTCccagaaggaaaataaacagcTGAGTCTGAAGGTGGATGAACTGGAGAG GAAACTGGAGGCGACCAGTGCCCAGAATATCGAGTTCCTACAGGTGATTGCCAAGAGGGAGGAGGCAATCCACCAGTCCCAGCTGCGACTAGAAGAGAAAACCCGGGAATGTGGGACCCTGGCGAGGCAGTTGGAGAGTGCCATTGAAGATGCCAGGAGGCAG GTGGAACAAACCAAGGAGCATGCAGCCTCCAAGGAGCGAGCAGCCCAGAACAAAATCCTGGACCTTGAGGCCCAGCTGAGCAGGACCAAGACTGAACTCAGCCAGCTCCGGCGGAGCCGGGATGAT GCTGACCGCCGCTACCAGAGCCGCCTGCAAGACCTGAAAGACCGCCTGGAGCAGTCGGAGAGCACCAACCGCAGCATGCAGAACTACGTCCAGTTCCTGAAGTCATCCTATGCCAACGTGTTTGGGGATGGTCCCTACACTTCCTACCTAACGAGCTCTCCCATCCGCTCCCGGTCTCCTCCTGCCTAA
- the ODF2 gene encoding outer dense fiber protein 2 isoform X1: MGDLPIACRKRRRKRGGVAARAGLNPPRRLHGKTLASDFNDFIRRRFWAQPCRFWFPSCEKNRVTSLKQKKVLRTPCGSPSVTVTKRTMKDRSSTPPLHVHVDENTPVHVHIKKLPKASATNSQKSHKRGMKGDTVNVRRSVRVKTKVPWMPPGKSSTRHVGCKWENPPHCLEITPPSSEKLVSVMRLSDLSTEDDDSGHCKMNRYDKKIDSLMNAVGCLKSEVKTQKGERQMAKRFLEERKEELEEVAQELAETEHENTVLRHSIERIKEEKDFTMLQKKHLQQEKECLMSKLMEAEMDGAAAAKQVMALKDTIGKLKTEKQMTCTDINTLTRQKELLLQKLSTFEETNRTLRELLREQHCKEDSEKLMEQQGTLLKRLAEADSEKARLLLLLQDKDKEVEELLQEIQCEKAQAKTASELSKSMETMRGHLQAQLRCKEAENSRLCMQIKNLERSGNQHKVEVEAIMEQLKELKQKGERDKESLKRAIRAQKERAEKSEEYAEQLHVQLADKDLYVAEALSTLESWRSRYNQVVKDKGDLELEIIVLNDRVTDLVNQQQTLEEKMREDRDSLVERLHRQTAEYSAFKLENERLKASFTPMEEKLSQAHVEVQQLKASVKNYEGMIDNYKSQVMKTRLEADEVAAQLERCDKENKILKDEMNKEIETARRQFQSQLADLQQLPDILKITEAKLAECQDQLQGYERKNIDLTAIISDLRSRIEHQGDKLEMAREKHQASQKENKQLSLKVDELERKLEATSAQNIEFLQVIAKREEAIHQSQLRLEEKTRECGTLARQLESAIEDARRQVEQTKEHAASKERAAQNKILDLEAQLSRTKTELSQLRRSRDDADRRYQSRLQDLKDRLEQSESTNRSMQNYVQFLKSSYANVFGDGPYTSYLTSSPIRSRSPPA; this comes from the exons GTTTCCATCGTGTGAGAAGAACAGAGTAACAAGTCTCAAGCAGAAAAAGGTCTTGAGGACACCTTGTGGCTCACCCAGTGTGACTGTGACG AAGCGAACCATGAAGGACCGCTCTTCAACTCCCCCCTTACATGTTCACGTGGATGAGAACACCCCTGTccatgtccacataaaaaaacTCCCGAAAGCATCAGCGACCAACAGCCAG AAATCACATAAGCGCGGAATGAAAGGGGACACCGTGAATGTGCGGCGGAGTGTCCGGGTGAAAACCAAGGTACCTTGGATGCCCCCTGGAAAATCATCCACCCGGCATGTGGGATGCAAGTGGGAG AATCCACCTCACTGCCTGGAGATCACACCACCATCTTCAGAAAAGCTGGTCTCAGTGATGCGGTTAAGTGACCTCTCTACCGAAGATGACGACTCGGGTCACTGTAAAATGAACCGTTATGATAAGAAGATTGACAGTCTAATGAACGCGGTTGGTTGTCTCAAGTCTGAG GTCAAGACGCAGAAGGGAGAGCGCCAGATGGCCAAAAGATTCCTGGAGGAACGCaaggaggagctggaggaggtgGCCCAAGAGCTGGCCGAGACCGAGCACGAGAACACGGTACTGCGGCACAGCATCGAGCGCATCAAGGAGGAGAAGGACTTCACCAT GCTTCAGAAGAAACACCTCCAGCAGGAGAAGGAGTGCCTCATGTCCAAGCTGATGGAGGCTGAAATGGATGGGGCTGCTGCGGCCAAACAAGTCATGGCCCTGAAGGATACCATCGGGAAACTGAAGACG GAGAAACAAATGACCTGCACGGACATCAACACCCTAACGAGGCAGAAGGAACTTCTCCTGCAGAAGCTGAGCACATTTGAGGAGACCAACCGCACCCTCCGAGAACTGCTAAGGGAACAGCACTGCAAAGAG GATTCCGAAAAGTTGATGGAGCAACAAGGAACATTATTGAAACGGCTGGCAGAGGCGGACTCCGAGAAAGCG CGCCTGCTATTACTGCTGCAAGACAAAGACAAGGAGGTGGAAGAGCTCCTCCAGGAAATACAATGTGAGAAG GCTCAAGCGAAGACAGCATCTGAGCTTTCGAAGTCCATGGAGACCATGCGTGGGCATTTGCAGGCACAGCTTCGGTGCAAAGAGGCAGAGAACAGTCGCCTCTGCATGCAGATCAAG AACCTGGAGCGCAGCGGAAACCAGCATAAGGTGGAAGTGGAGGCCATCATGGAGCAGCTGAAGGAACTGAAGCAGAAGGGAGAACGAGACAAAGAGTCCTTGAAGAGGGCCATCCGAGCCCAGAAAGAACGAGCTGAGAAGAGTGAGGAGTACGCTGAGCAGCTGCACGTGCAGCTTGCTGACAAG GATCTTTATGTTGCTGAAGCTTTATCCACTCTGGAATCATGGAGGAGCCGCTACAACCAAGTTGTGAAAGACAAGGGGGACCTCGAGCTGGAAATTATTGTCCTGAACGA CCGGGTGACAGATCTTGTAAACCAACAACAAACCTTGGAGGAGAAGATGCGGGAAGACCGGGACAGCCTGGTGGAGAGACTACACCGGCAGACTGCCGAGTACTCCGCATTCAAGCTAGAGAATGAGAGGCTGAAG GCTAGCTTCACCCCTATGGAGGAGAAACTCAGCCAGGCGCATGTCGAGGTTCAGCAACTGAAGGCATCGGTTAAGAACTACGAGGGAATGATTGACAACTATAAGAGTCAG GTGATGAAGACCAGGCTGGAGGCTGATGAAGTGGCTGCCCAGCTGGAACGCTGTGACAAAGAGAACAAGATCCTTAAAGATGAGATGAACAAAGAGATTGAAACG GCGCGGAGGCAGTTCCAGTCCCAGCTGGCTGACCTGCAGCAGCTGCCTGATATTCTCAAGATCACGGAGGCTAAGCTGGCAGAGTGCCAAGACCAGCTGCAGGGCTATGAGAGGAAGAATATCGACCTCACAGCCATCATATCAGACCTGCGCAGCCGG ATCGAACATCAGGGGGACAAGCTGGAGATGGCAAGAGAGAAACATCAGGCTTCccagaaggaaaataaacagcTGAGTCTGAAGGTGGATGAACTGGAGAG GAAACTGGAGGCGACCAGTGCCCAGAATATCGAGTTCCTACAGGTGATTGCCAAGAGGGAGGAGGCAATCCACCAGTCCCAGCTGCGACTAGAAGAGAAAACCCGGGAATGTGGGACCCTGGCGAGGCAGTTGGAGAGTGCCATTGAAGATGCCAGGAGGCAG GTGGAACAAACCAAGGAGCATGCAGCCTCCAAGGAGCGAGCAGCCCAGAACAAAATCCTGGACCTTGAGGCCCAGCTGAGCAGGACCAAGACTGAACTCAGCCAGCTCCGGCGGAGCCGGGATGAT GCTGACCGCCGCTACCAGAGCCGCCTGCAAGACCTGAAAGACCGCCTGGAGCAGTCGGAGAGCACCAACCGCAGCATGCAGAACTACGTCCAGTTCCTGAAGTCATCCTATGCCAACGTGTTTGGGGATGGTCCCTACACTTCCTACCTAACGAGCTCTCCCATCCGCTCCCGGTCTCCTCCTGCCTAA
- the ODF2 gene encoding outer dense fiber protein 2 isoform X5 — MSASSSGGSPRFPSCEKNRVTSLKQKKVLRTPCGSPSVTVTKRTMKDRSSTPPLHVHVDENTPVHVHIKKLPKASATNSQKSHKRGMKGDTVNVRRSVRVKTKVPWMPPGKSSTRHVGCKWENPPHCLEITPPSSEKLVSVMRLSDLSTEDDDSGHCKMNRYDKKIDSLMNAVKTQKGERQMAKRFLEERKEELEEVAQELAETEHENTVLRHSIERIKEEKDFTMLQKKHLQQEKECLMSKLMEAEMDGAAAAKQVMALKDTIGKLKTEKQMTCTDINTLTRQKELLLQKLSTFEETNRTLRELLREQHCKEDSEKLMEQQGTLLKRLAEADSEKARLLLLLQDKDKEVEELLQEIQCEKAQAKTASELSKSMETMRGHLQAQLRCKEAENSRLCMQIKNLERSGNQHKVEVEAIMEQLKELKQKGERDKESLKRAIRAQKERAEKSEEYAEQLHVQLADKDLYVAEALSTLESWRSRYNQVVKDKGDLELEIIVLNDRVTDLVNQQQTLEEKMREDRDSLVERLHRQTAEYSAFKLENERLKASFTPMEEKLSQAHVEVQQLKASVKNYEGMIDNYKSQVMKTRLEADEVAAQLERCDKENKILKDEMNKEIETARRQFQSQLADLQQLPDILKITEAKLAECQDQLQGYERKNIDLTAIISDLRSRIEHQGDKLEMAREKHQASQKENKQLSLKVDELERKLEATSAQNIEFLQVIAKREEAIHQSQLRLEEKTRECGTLARQLESAIEDARRQVEQTKEHAASKERAAQNKILDLEAQLSRTKTELSQLRRSRDDADRRYQSRLQDLKDRLEQSESTNRSMQNYVQFLKSSYANVFGDGPYTSYLTSSPIRSRSPPA, encoded by the exons GTTTCCATCGTGTGAGAAGAACAGAGTAACAAGTCTCAAGCAGAAAAAGGTCTTGAGGACACCTTGTGGCTCACCCAGTGTGACTGTGACG AAGCGAACCATGAAGGACCGCTCTTCAACTCCCCCCTTACATGTTCACGTGGATGAGAACACCCCTGTccatgtccacataaaaaaacTCCCGAAAGCATCAGCGACCAACAGCCAG AAATCACATAAGCGCGGAATGAAAGGGGACACCGTGAATGTGCGGCGGAGTGTCCGGGTGAAAACCAAGGTACCTTGGATGCCCCCTGGAAAATCATCCACCCGGCATGTGGGATGCAAGTGGGAG AATCCACCTCACTGCCTGGAGATCACACCACCATCTTCAGAAAAGCTGGTCTCAGTGATGCGGTTAAGTGACCTCTCTACCGAAGATGACGACTCGGGTCACTGTAAAATGAACCGTTATGATAAGAAGATTGACAGTCTAATGAACGCG GTCAAGACGCAGAAGGGAGAGCGCCAGATGGCCAAAAGATTCCTGGAGGAACGCaaggaggagctggaggaggtgGCCCAAGAGCTGGCCGAGACCGAGCACGAGAACACGGTACTGCGGCACAGCATCGAGCGCATCAAGGAGGAGAAGGACTTCACCAT GCTTCAGAAGAAACACCTCCAGCAGGAGAAGGAGTGCCTCATGTCCAAGCTGATGGAGGCTGAAATGGATGGGGCTGCTGCGGCCAAACAAGTCATGGCCCTGAAGGATACCATCGGGAAACTGAAGACG GAGAAACAAATGACCTGCACGGACATCAACACCCTAACGAGGCAGAAGGAACTTCTCCTGCAGAAGCTGAGCACATTTGAGGAGACCAACCGCACCCTCCGAGAACTGCTAAGGGAACAGCACTGCAAAGAG GATTCCGAAAAGTTGATGGAGCAACAAGGAACATTATTGAAACGGCTGGCAGAGGCGGACTCCGAGAAAGCG CGCCTGCTATTACTGCTGCAAGACAAAGACAAGGAGGTGGAAGAGCTCCTCCAGGAAATACAATGTGAGAAG GCTCAAGCGAAGACAGCATCTGAGCTTTCGAAGTCCATGGAGACCATGCGTGGGCATTTGCAGGCACAGCTTCGGTGCAAAGAGGCAGAGAACAGTCGCCTCTGCATGCAGATCAAG AACCTGGAGCGCAGCGGAAACCAGCATAAGGTGGAAGTGGAGGCCATCATGGAGCAGCTGAAGGAACTGAAGCAGAAGGGAGAACGAGACAAAGAGTCCTTGAAGAGGGCCATCCGAGCCCAGAAAGAACGAGCTGAGAAGAGTGAGGAGTACGCTGAGCAGCTGCACGTGCAGCTTGCTGACAAG GATCTTTATGTTGCTGAAGCTTTATCCACTCTGGAATCATGGAGGAGCCGCTACAACCAAGTTGTGAAAGACAAGGGGGACCTCGAGCTGGAAATTATTGTCCTGAACGA CCGGGTGACAGATCTTGTAAACCAACAACAAACCTTGGAGGAGAAGATGCGGGAAGACCGGGACAGCCTGGTGGAGAGACTACACCGGCAGACTGCCGAGTACTCCGCATTCAAGCTAGAGAATGAGAGGCTGAAG GCTAGCTTCACCCCTATGGAGGAGAAACTCAGCCAGGCGCATGTCGAGGTTCAGCAACTGAAGGCATCGGTTAAGAACTACGAGGGAATGATTGACAACTATAAGAGTCAG GTGATGAAGACCAGGCTGGAGGCTGATGAAGTGGCTGCCCAGCTGGAACGCTGTGACAAAGAGAACAAGATCCTTAAAGATGAGATGAACAAAGAGATTGAAACG GCGCGGAGGCAGTTCCAGTCCCAGCTGGCTGACCTGCAGCAGCTGCCTGATATTCTCAAGATCACGGAGGCTAAGCTGGCAGAGTGCCAAGACCAGCTGCAGGGCTATGAGAGGAAGAATATCGACCTCACAGCCATCATATCAGACCTGCGCAGCCGG ATCGAACATCAGGGGGACAAGCTGGAGATGGCAAGAGAGAAACATCAGGCTTCccagaaggaaaataaacagcTGAGTCTGAAGGTGGATGAACTGGAGAG GAAACTGGAGGCGACCAGTGCCCAGAATATCGAGTTCCTACAGGTGATTGCCAAGAGGGAGGAGGCAATCCACCAGTCCCAGCTGCGACTAGAAGAGAAAACCCGGGAATGTGGGACCCTGGCGAGGCAGTTGGAGAGTGCCATTGAAGATGCCAGGAGGCAG GTGGAACAAACCAAGGAGCATGCAGCCTCCAAGGAGCGAGCAGCCCAGAACAAAATCCTGGACCTTGAGGCCCAGCTGAGCAGGACCAAGACTGAACTCAGCCAGCTCCGGCGGAGCCGGGATGAT GCTGACCGCCGCTACCAGAGCCGCCTGCAAGACCTGAAAGACCGCCTGGAGCAGTCGGAGAGCACCAACCGCAGCATGCAGAACTACGTCCAGTTCCTGAAGTCATCCTATGCCAACGTGTTTGGGGATGGTCCCTACACTTCCTACCTAACGAGCTCTCCCATCCGCTCCCGGTCTCCTCCTGCCTAA
- the ODF2 gene encoding outer dense fiber protein 2 isoform X7: MKDRSSTPPLHVHVDENTPVHVHIKKLPKASATNSQKSHKRGMKGDTVNVRRSVRVKTKVPWMPPGKSSTRHVGCKWENPPHCLEITPPSSEKLVSVMRLSDLSTEDDDSGHCKMNRYDKKIDSLMNAVGCLKSEVKTQKGERQMAKRFLEERKEELEEVAQELAETEHENTVLRHSIERIKEEKDFTMLQKKHLQQEKECLMSKLMEAEMDGAAAAKQVMALKDTIGKLKTEKQMTCTDINTLTRQKELLLQKLSTFEETNRTLRELLREQHCKEDSEKLMEQQGTLLKRLAEADSEKARLLLLLQDKDKEVEELLQEIQCEKAQAKTASELSKSMETMRGHLQAQLRCKEAENSRLCMQIKNLERSGNQHKVEVEAIMEQLKELKQKGERDKESLKRAIRAQKERAEKSEEYAEQLHVQLADKDLYVAEALSTLESWRSRYNQVVKDKGDLELEIIVLNDRVTDLVNQQQTLEEKMREDRDSLVERLHRQTAEYSAFKLENERLKASFTPMEEKLSQAHVEVQQLKASVKNYEGMIDNYKSQVMKTRLEADEVAAQLERCDKENKILKDEMNKEIETARRQFQSQLADLQQLPDILKITEAKLAECQDQLQGYERKNIDLTAIISDLRSRIEHQGDKLEMAREKHQASQKENKQLSLKVDELERKLEATSAQNIEFLQVIAKREEAIHQSQLRLEEKTRECGTLARQLESAIEDARRQVEQTKEHAASKERAAQNKILDLEAQLSRTKTELSQLRRSRDDADRRYQSRLQDLKDRLEQSESTNRSMQNYVQFLKSSYANVFGDGPYTSYLTSSPIRSRSPPA, from the exons ATGAAGGACCGCTCTTCAACTCCCCCCTTACATGTTCACGTGGATGAGAACACCCCTGTccatgtccacataaaaaaacTCCCGAAAGCATCAGCGACCAACAGCCAG AAATCACATAAGCGCGGAATGAAAGGGGACACCGTGAATGTGCGGCGGAGTGTCCGGGTGAAAACCAAGGTACCTTGGATGCCCCCTGGAAAATCATCCACCCGGCATGTGGGATGCAAGTGGGAG AATCCACCTCACTGCCTGGAGATCACACCACCATCTTCAGAAAAGCTGGTCTCAGTGATGCGGTTAAGTGACCTCTCTACCGAAGATGACGACTCGGGTCACTGTAAAATGAACCGTTATGATAAGAAGATTGACAGTCTAATGAACGCGGTTGGTTGTCTCAAGTCTGAG GTCAAGACGCAGAAGGGAGAGCGCCAGATGGCCAAAAGATTCCTGGAGGAACGCaaggaggagctggaggaggtgGCCCAAGAGCTGGCCGAGACCGAGCACGAGAACACGGTACTGCGGCACAGCATCGAGCGCATCAAGGAGGAGAAGGACTTCACCAT GCTTCAGAAGAAACACCTCCAGCAGGAGAAGGAGTGCCTCATGTCCAAGCTGATGGAGGCTGAAATGGATGGGGCTGCTGCGGCCAAACAAGTCATGGCCCTGAAGGATACCATCGGGAAACTGAAGACG GAGAAACAAATGACCTGCACGGACATCAACACCCTAACGAGGCAGAAGGAACTTCTCCTGCAGAAGCTGAGCACATTTGAGGAGACCAACCGCACCCTCCGAGAACTGCTAAGGGAACAGCACTGCAAAGAG GATTCCGAAAAGTTGATGGAGCAACAAGGAACATTATTGAAACGGCTGGCAGAGGCGGACTCCGAGAAAGCG CGCCTGCTATTACTGCTGCAAGACAAAGACAAGGAGGTGGAAGAGCTCCTCCAGGAAATACAATGTGAGAAG GCTCAAGCGAAGACAGCATCTGAGCTTTCGAAGTCCATGGAGACCATGCGTGGGCATTTGCAGGCACAGCTTCGGTGCAAAGAGGCAGAGAACAGTCGCCTCTGCATGCAGATCAAG AACCTGGAGCGCAGCGGAAACCAGCATAAGGTGGAAGTGGAGGCCATCATGGAGCAGCTGAAGGAACTGAAGCAGAAGGGAGAACGAGACAAAGAGTCCTTGAAGAGGGCCATCCGAGCCCAGAAAGAACGAGCTGAGAAGAGTGAGGAGTACGCTGAGCAGCTGCACGTGCAGCTTGCTGACAAG GATCTTTATGTTGCTGAAGCTTTATCCACTCTGGAATCATGGAGGAGCCGCTACAACCAAGTTGTGAAAGACAAGGGGGACCTCGAGCTGGAAATTATTGTCCTGAACGA CCGGGTGACAGATCTTGTAAACCAACAACAAACCTTGGAGGAGAAGATGCGGGAAGACCGGGACAGCCTGGTGGAGAGACTACACCGGCAGACTGCCGAGTACTCCGCATTCAAGCTAGAGAATGAGAGGCTGAAG GCTAGCTTCACCCCTATGGAGGAGAAACTCAGCCAGGCGCATGTCGAGGTTCAGCAACTGAAGGCATCGGTTAAGAACTACGAGGGAATGATTGACAACTATAAGAGTCAG GTGATGAAGACCAGGCTGGAGGCTGATGAAGTGGCTGCCCAGCTGGAACGCTGTGACAAAGAGAACAAGATCCTTAAAGATGAGATGAACAAAGAGATTGAAACG GCGCGGAGGCAGTTCCAGTCCCAGCTGGCTGACCTGCAGCAGCTGCCTGATATTCTCAAGATCACGGAGGCTAAGCTGGCAGAGTGCCAAGACCAGCTGCAGGGCTATGAGAGGAAGAATATCGACCTCACAGCCATCATATCAGACCTGCGCAGCCGG ATCGAACATCAGGGGGACAAGCTGGAGATGGCAAGAGAGAAACATCAGGCTTCccagaaggaaaataaacagcTGAGTCTGAAGGTGGATGAACTGGAGAG GAAACTGGAGGCGACCAGTGCCCAGAATATCGAGTTCCTACAGGTGATTGCCAAGAGGGAGGAGGCAATCCACCAGTCCCAGCTGCGACTAGAAGAGAAAACCCGGGAATGTGGGACCCTGGCGAGGCAGTTGGAGAGTGCCATTGAAGATGCCAGGAGGCAG GTGGAACAAACCAAGGAGCATGCAGCCTCCAAGGAGCGAGCAGCCCAGAACAAAATCCTGGACCTTGAGGCCCAGCTGAGCAGGACCAAGACTGAACTCAGCCAGCTCCGGCGGAGCCGGGATGAT GCTGACCGCCGCTACCAGAGCCGCCTGCAAGACCTGAAAGACCGCCTGGAGCAGTCGGAGAGCACCAACCGCAGCATGCAGAACTACGTCCAGTTCCTGAAGTCATCCTATGCCAACGTGTTTGGGGATGGTCCCTACACTTCCTACCTAACGAGCTCTCCCATCCGCTCCCGGTCTCCTCCTGCCTAA